The stretch of DNA GGCTCGTCTGCGATAATCAGGTCTGGCTGACAGGAGAGGCCAATCGCAATCAACACGCGCTGGCGCATCCCACCGGAGAACTCGTGGGGGTAGTCGTCGATGCGAGAGGCCGCATCGGGAATGCCGACTTCTTCCATCGAGCGGATGGCCTGCTCGCGGGCTTCTTTTTCGCCTTTGTCCTGGTGTTCGGTGATGGTCTCCACAATCTGTGAGCCAACGGTCAACACGGGGTTGAGCGCCGTCATCGGGTCTTGTGGAATCATGGCGATTTTGTTCCCGCGCATCGCTCGCATCTCTTTTGGGGAGAGGCTGCGGAGGTCTGTGCCCTGGAACAGAATCTTTCCGCCGACGATTTCACCCGGCTTGTCGATGAGCCGCATGATGGAGCGTGCGGTGACGCTTTTACCGGCTCCGGACTCACCGACCAAGCCCATCGTGTCGCCGGATTCGAGCGTAAAGGAAACGTCGTTGCTGGCGACGACGGGGCCGTCTTCCGTGCGGAACTGCGTGCGGAGGTTTTCGACTTCTAAGAGTGGCGTAGTCATGGCGTTCTGGTTCATTCGACAGTGTCCACCTTGGGGTCAAGCACGTCGCGCAGGCCGTCACCGAGCATGTTGAAGCCGATGACGGTGATGGCGATGGCCATTCCCGGGAAGATAATCATCCACGGTGCGGTCTGTATGAAGTCACGTCCGGTGTCAATCATCAGCCCCCACGACGGGTTTGGCGGCTGGGTGCCAAGCCCGAGGAACGAGAGACTCGCTTCCTGGAGCATGGCGAAGGCGATGTTAATTGACCCTTGGACGAGCAGGGGAGCGAGACAGTTTGGCAACACCTCGCGGAAGATGATGAACGAATCACTCTCGCCGCGAGCGGTCGCCGCATCGACGAACGACTCGTTACGTACCGAGAGCGCGGCACTCCGGGCCACGCGAGCGATGTACGGCGTGTACACGAACCCAAGCGCCAAGATGACGTTGTTGAGGTCGGGGCCGATGACGACCATCACGGTGAGCGCGAGGAGAATCGGCGGGAAGGACATGAGCGCGTCCATCATCCGCATCAACACCTCGTCTACGAGGCCGCCGTAGTACCCCGAGACGGTTCCGATAATCGTCCCGGCGGTGAGTGCTGCGATAATCGACCCGAAGCCGACTTTCAGCGAGATGCGTGTTCCCATGATAACGCGGCTGAAGATGTCGCGTCCGATGTCGTCGGTTCCGAACGGGTGTTCGAGCGACGGCGGTTGTGCCCGGTCTGGAATGTTCGTTTCTTGGTAGGAATGGGGGATGATAGCGGGGGCAGCGACCGCGGTCAACACGAGCGTGAGCACGATGGTGAGCCCAATCATCGCCTTCTTGTTGCGACGGAATTTCCGGGCGAAGCGCTTTGTCCGGTCAATCTGGGGGGCGTACTGTTCGCTCAGAGACTTCGATTCCTCAGACGAGTTCGTGACTTCAGCGTTCGACATCTATTCGTCACCTCCGTAGCGGATGCGTGGGTCGAAGTAGGCGTACAGCAGGTCTGCCGTGAAGTTCGAAATCATGAAGATGAGCGCAACGACGATGATGCAGCCTTGCAGGAGCGGGATGTCACGGCTCTGGATGGCGGTGAGCGTGAGATTCCCGATGCCCGGCCAGACGAACACCTTTTCGAGGACGACCACGCCACCGAAGGCGTAGCTGAACTGGAATGCAACGACCGTGATGACCGGAATGATGGCGTTGCGAAGCGCGTGGCGCAGGACGATGATTCGTTGGGTCATGCCCTTTGCCTTGGCAAAGCGGATGTACTCTTCGCTCAGCACCTCAATCATACTGGAGCGGGTCATCCGCATCACGTAGGCCGTGAGCGCAAAGCCCATCGAAGTAGCAGGCAACACCAAGTGTTTGAGCGTTCCGATGGGGTCCTCACTCGGCGGGACGTACCCGCCGGTGGGGAACCAGTCGAGCCACACGGCAAACACGAGGATGAACACCAGCCCCCAGAGGAAGATGGGGATGGAGACGCCGACGAAACTGAACGTCGAGGCCGCGAGGTCGGGGCCTTCGTTCTGTTTGACGGCTGCTATGACACCGAGTGGGATGGCGAGCATCACAGCGACGAACGTCGCGGCCACGGCGAGCATCAGCGAGCGGGGGAGTTTTTCAGCGATGAGCTGGGCAACCGGGTCGCCAAAGCGAATGGAAGTACCCATGTTTCCGACCACGACATCCTGAACCCACGAGAGGTACTGGATGTACAGTGGTTGGTTGAGGCCGAGTTGGGTCTGCAGTTGATGGAGACTCTCCTCACCGGCGTTCGGGCCGAGAATTAACAGCGCAACGTCGCCCGGGAGGATGTTCGTGATGGCGAACGTGATGAGCGAGACGAGAAACAGTGTCACCACCATGAACCCGACCCGGCGAGCGAGATAGTTGTGCAGGGACATCGTTCAGAGGCAGGTTATTGGTCGAGCCAGTTGTCTTCGAAGCGCAGGGTAGAGCCGTCCGGTGCGCCGATTTTGCCCTGGTAGCTCGAATCTGCGGCGAACAGGTTTGCCTGCCAGAACAAGAACAGGTGACCAGCACGCTCTTCTTGCAGGATTTCTGCGGCACGGTGGTACTTTTCTGCCCGTTTGTCCGTGTCGTAGATGCGGCGGGCGTCTTCGACGAGGGTGTTGTACTCGTCGTTCTCCCAGCCGGTGAAGAAGTACGCACCGTTCGGGTGGAGGAACTTGTAGTACGACACGTCAGGGTACCAGAGTGCGAGGTACGACGACGTGGTCGCTTGGAAGTCCTGTTTGCTGTAGACGTCAGAGAGCCACAGACTCCACGGAATCTTCTGAATCTCTAAGTTGATGCCGATTTCGGAGACGGAGTCCTGGATGATTTTCGCCGCGGTGACCTGTGCTGCATACGGCTCTGGAATCTTGAACGTCGCCGTATAGCCGTCTGGGTAGGCAGACTGTGAGAGGTGTTCTTTGGCTTTCTCTAAGTCCTTTGGCCGTGGTTCTATGTCCGTGTTCTCCCACGGGCTGCCCGGTGCAGCGGGCGTCGCGGCTGGCTTGCCCGTCCCGTAGAGGGCAGCCTCTGCGACTTCTGCTTTGTCGATGGCGAAGTCGAGTGCGAGGCGAGCGTGCTTGTCGTCGAACGGTTCGCGGTTGCAGTTGAGGCCCATGTAGACGAGGGCCTTCGGGAAGGTGGTCTCAAAGCGGGTGTTCGACTGGGATTTGACGCTCTGGACGTCTTTTGGTGGCACGTCGTTGATGAAGTCGAGTTCGCCAGCCTGGAACGACTGGAGCCGGACGCTTGCATCCGACACTTCCTTTTTGACGACTTTGTCGAGCAGTGCTGGTTCGCCCCAGTACTCCTCGAACTTGGTCATCACGAACTCGCTCTCGATTTCCATGCTCTCGAACTGGAACGGCCCCGTGCCGATTGGTTCTTTAATCTGGTCTTGTTGGGCCTGTGCTTCGGGGACGACGTGCATCTCCGAGGTAGCCATGCGGGCGAGGAACGGCGCAAACGGTTCGGTGAGCGTGATCTCGAACGTGTAGTCGTCCGGCGCTTTCATCGAATCGACGTTCTCGAAGTAGCCGTGGGCAAGGTATTGCTTGCCGTTTGCGACGCGTTCGAGCGAAGCCAGCACGTCGGCCGAGGTCATCTCCTCGCCGTTGTGGAACTTGACGCCTTCTCTGAGTTCGAAAGTGAGCTTCGTGTTGTCTTCTGAGGTTTCCCAGGACTTTGCGAGGTCTGGCTGGAGGTTGTACTCCCAGTCGACCGTCAGCAGGCCTTCGGTGATGTTTTCGAGAACGCGAGCCGATGCGGCGGCACTCTCAAGGTGTGGGTCGAGGGTCTGGACGGGGACACTGCCGCCCCAGTTGAGCGTGCCACCGGACTGTGGCTCGCCACTGCTGCCGCTGTCGCCGCCATTCCCACCATCGCCGCCATCGCCACCGTCGCCGCCACCCATACAACCAGCGAGCGCAAGCGCACCAGTTGCCGAGGCTGCGGTGATGAATCTCCGACGATTCAAGCGGTTTTCCGGATGAGGAGAGGAATCCTGTTCGTGTTGATTTTCGTTTGCATTGCCATCCCGAGACATACCTTCGGCTATCCAAGTAACTGCACTTAAATCATTCGGTGTGTCAGACAGTTCACTCTTACTTCTTACATGATGTATTTAGAAATATTCTCTGTAGTTGGTGGTGCTCCAGACAGAACGGGACACCACGGAGGCAGGTTGTCGCTCTCTGAATCACGGGCTACAGTTGCCAAATACTTTCAAATTTCTCGAAAAGATGTAGCTATTTCGTAGAAATTCGAATAAAGTTAGACAGTCATCTTACACCCCTCTCGCTGTGTGCGACGAGGCTGTCTACGTTGTGAACACTCGATTCGTGGTGTGGAACACTGTACCCACTGTCGCGCTCATTTCTGTCAGAACTACTACCATCCCACCACTGCCATTTTTTCTGTCCTTTATATACTGTCGGGCGTTTCTACGAGTATTGGGAAGACTCTCGAAAATCGGTGTTTAAGCGACTCTCTGTCGGCTTCTCGAAAAATGTTCTTCATTGTTGTTTATACTCGAAACGGACTGTCTCGCGTCCCTCGTTTTTCTTCCGGCGGGACAGCTCTATGTGGGCCATTGCTATTCCTCCTTCTGCGGAGTAGCCCTCGCCCGTACGCGAGTCATAGGAATTAGAAATATTCCAGAAACTCTCCGGAATGGGAAGAATAAAATACTACTTCTCCACAAAGTGCTGGCCATATATGGACGTATGCACAGAGCGATTGCAGAACGACCTTGAGGCAAACGCCGAATTCGGGGCGGTCGCCGTCGAGCGCGGTCGAAGTCGGACGGTGCTCACCGGCACCGAGGCAGACCGGAAGGCCCGCGACTATTTCATCTCCCAGCTCGAGGCCGCAGACTTAGCTGTTCGCGTCGATGCTGTCGGGAACATCGTCGGCCGATGGTGCCCAGAGAGCGCAGACCCCGAGGCGGCACCGATTGCTGCGGGGAGCCACCTCGACTCGGTTCCTCGAGGGGGCATCTTCGACGGGCCACTCGGCGTCTACGCTGCTCTCGAAGCCGTCCGGGCCATGCAGGATGCAGGTGTCTCCCCGACACGGCCAGTCGAGGTCGTCTCGTTCACCGAGGAGGAGGGCCAGCGCTTTGGCGGTGGCTTGCTCGGCTCTGCGGTCGCCGCCGGCGACTACACCGTCGACGAAACACTCGCGCTCACCGACGACGACGGCGTTTCGCTCGAAACTGTCCTCTCCGAGATTGGCTATCTCGGTGAAGGCGTCGTCGATGCCAGTGCGTGGGATGCGTGGTTCGAACTCCACATCGAACAGGACACGCGCCTCGAAGCCGAAGCCGTGAGCGCCGGTGTCGTGACGACGATTACCGGTATCACCCGCTGTACCGTCGAGATTCTCGGTGAAGCGAATCACGCGGGAGCGACGCTGATGGGCGACCGAACGGACGCTCTCGCCGCGGCAAGTGAGTTCATCCTCGACATCGAAGCTGCGACCAACGAGTACGTCGAACGCGAGAGCGAAACCGCGGTCGGTACCGTTGGCAAACTCGGCGTCTCGCCGAACGCCCCGAACGTGATTGCCGGCGAGACCACGCTCACCGTAGACGTCAGAGACGTTGCAACCGAGTCGATGGAACACATCGTTGCTGCGGCCAAAGAAAGCCTTGCACGTCTCGAGAACGAACGCGCCGTAGAAACGAGCTTCGACCGTCCGTGGAGCCGCGAACCCGTTCCGATGGCGAACCGGTGTCGCAACGCACTGCACGCCGCTGGTGAGACGGCGGATATTTCGACGCTCGACCTCCATTCCGGGGCGGCTCATGATACGATGAACGTGGCGGCGGTCACGGACGCGGCGCTGTTGTTCGCCCCGTCAGAAGACGGCATCTCACACTCACCGCGTGAGTGGACCGACTGGGAGGACTGTGCAGCCGCAACCCGCGTTCTCGCCGGGGCGATGGCAAACCTCGCCTGTCAGTAGCTGTTTTCACACTGTTC from Haladaptatus sp. ZSTT2 encodes:
- a CDS encoding ABC transporter permease codes for the protein MSNAEVTNSSEESKSLSEQYAPQIDRTKRFARKFRRNKKAMIGLTIVLTLVLTAVAAPAIIPHSYQETNIPDRAQPPSLEHPFGTDDIGRDIFSRVIMGTRISLKVGFGSIIAALTAGTIIGTVSGYYGGLVDEVLMRMMDALMSFPPILLALTVMVVIGPDLNNVILALGFVYTPYIARVARSAALSVRNESFVDAATARGESDSFIIFREVLPNCLAPLLVQGSINIAFAMLQEASLSFLGLGTQPPNPSWGLMIDTGRDFIQTAPWMIIFPGMAIAITVIGFNMLGDGLRDVLDPKVDTVE
- a CDS encoding ABC transporter permease; the protein is MSLHNYLARRVGFMVVTLFLVSLITFAITNILPGDVALLILGPNAGEESLHQLQTQLGLNQPLYIQYLSWVQDVVVGNMGTSIRFGDPVAQLIAEKLPRSLMLAVAATFVAVMLAIPLGVIAAVKQNEGPDLAASTFSFVGVSIPIFLWGLVFILVFAVWLDWFPTGGYVPPSEDPIGTLKHLVLPATSMGFALTAYVMRMTRSSMIEVLSEEYIRFAKAKGMTQRIIVLRHALRNAIIPVITVVAFQFSYAFGGVVVLEKVFVWPGIGNLTLTAIQSRDIPLLQGCIIVVALIFMISNFTADLLYAYFDPRIRYGGDE
- a CDS encoding ABC transporter substrate-binding protein encodes the protein MSRDGNANENQHEQDSSPHPENRLNRRRFITAASATGALALAGCMGGGDGGDGGDGGNGGDSGSSGEPQSGGTLNWGGSVPVQTLDPHLESAAASARVLENITEGLLTVDWEYNLQPDLAKSWETSEDNTKLTFELREGVKFHNGEEMTSADVLASLERVANGKQYLAHGYFENVDSMKAPDDYTFEITLTEPFAPFLARMATSEMHVVPEAQAQQDQIKEPIGTGPFQFESMEIESEFVMTKFEEYWGEPALLDKVVKKEVSDASVRLQSFQAGELDFINDVPPKDVQSVKSQSNTRFETTFPKALVYMGLNCNREPFDDKHARLALDFAIDKAEVAEAALYGTGKPAATPAAPGSPWENTDIEPRPKDLEKAKEHLSQSAYPDGYTATFKIPEPYAAQVTAAKIIQDSVSEIGINLEIQKIPWSLWLSDVYSKQDFQATTSSYLALWYPDVSYYKFLHPNGAYFFTGWENDEYNTLVEDARRIYDTDKRAEKYHRAAEILQEERAGHLFLFWQANLFAADSSYQGKIGAPDGSTLRFEDNWLDQ
- a CDS encoding Zn-dependent hydrolase; protein product: MDVCTERLQNDLEANAEFGAVAVERGRSRTVLTGTEADRKARDYFISQLEAADLAVRVDAVGNIVGRWCPESADPEAAPIAAGSHLDSVPRGGIFDGPLGVYAALEAVRAMQDAGVSPTRPVEVVSFTEEEGQRFGGGLLGSAVAAGDYTVDETLALTDDDGVSLETVLSEIGYLGEGVVDASAWDAWFELHIEQDTRLEAEAVSAGVVTTITGITRCTVEILGEANHAGATLMGDRTDALAAASEFILDIEAATNEYVERESETAVGTVGKLGVSPNAPNVIAGETTLTVDVRDVATESMEHIVAAAKESLARLENERAVETSFDRPWSREPVPMANRCRNALHAAGETADISTLDLHSGAAHDTMNVAAVTDAALLFAPSEDGISHSPREWTDWEDCAAATRVLAGAMANLACQ